From a region of the Butyrivibrio sp. AE3004 genome:
- a CDS encoding class I SAM-dependent methyltransferase has translation MTKLMQIPFEEEAEDIKDKVVTYWSKRAESFSEHKHEEIHSRKKQLWQAEFLRHFSADDKLSVLDVGCGAGFFEMVLSDFGFEVTGVDLTPEMIEKGKELLSRHGAKARLMVMDAEKLDFADSSFDLVINRNLVWTLPHPVEAYMEWHRVLKPGGMLLVYDAEYAKGFHHYDQMQNLAHKNVTDAMVEECHDIYHMLSISTLDRPEWDKAALEKIGFENIVTDLGAGDRLYGEKDQFYMPDRMFLVKAQKAIV, from the coding sequence ATGACTAAACTTATGCAGATTCCTTTTGAGGAGGAAGCTGAAGATATCAAAGATAAAGTTGTGACCTACTGGTCCAAGAGAGCGGAGAGCTTTAGTGAGCACAAACACGAGGAGATACACAGCAGGAAAAAACAGCTGTGGCAGGCGGAGTTTTTAAGACACTTTTCAGCTGATGATAAGCTGTCTGTTCTGGACGTTGGATGCGGAGCCGGCTTTTTTGAAATGGTGTTGTCGGATTTCGGGTTTGAGGTGACGGGCGTGGATCTTACGCCTGAGATGATAGAGAAGGGAAAAGAGCTGCTTTCGCGCCATGGAGCAAAGGCGCGCCTTATGGTTATGGACGCCGAGAAACTGGATTTTGCCGATAGCTCTTTTGACCTGGTGATAAATAGAAATCTTGTCTGGACACTTCCGCATCCGGTGGAAGCCTACATGGAGTGGCACAGAGTGTTAAAGCCGGGAGGAATGCTGCTTGTGTATGATGCGGAGTATGCAAAGGGATTTCATCACTATGATCAGATGCAGAACCTTGCCCACAAAAATGTGACCGACGCCATGGTAGAGGAGTGCCATGATATTTACCACATGTTATCTATCAGCACTTTGGACAGACCGGAGTGGGATAAAGCTGCGCTAGAAAAAATCGGGTTTGAAAATATAGTTACTGATCTTGGGGCGGGAGACAGACTCTATGGCGAGAAAGACCAGTTTTATATGCCTGATAGGATGTTTCTGGTAAAGGCTCAGAAAGCAATAGTCTAA
- a CDS encoding ABC transporter substrate-binding protein → MKKKFLAALLAATMTLSMAACGSGAGTQTTETQTTESEASADTQATTSDDQTADASQATATGEKILHTAASFAYPSLDVHKEYYGWYTSIYGVSEALFKLDETMSAVPCLAKDAVADGSTWTVTLNDGVQFSNGNPLTADMVIRNLQRLAAENSRFAYLGDFEMTATDDKTIVIDTKEVYPTLKNDLASPECGMIDLDATTDFDNAPVCTGPFVITEFIPEGDVTVAKNENYWGGDVKLDGAVFYYMQEDDPKLLAMQSGEIDCYNSVSSAALEVYNQSPDLYDVVSIPGARLQFYILNENTLDDSVREAINLTVDKDKIAEYLSGTVSAAVGPFSTSAAYGKVSVPAVDTAKAKELLEADGYTLGADGIYEKDGNKLSISIAYYAARSLDTLAILIQEQLKAVGIDSTLRVEEDPDATYIANADFDLALYCMIADKSGDPLYFIDSTLADGAYYNVGGFESAECQSMIEQLRTETDTAKRAELANKIVQIAIDDNAFGYVGLFNNTTVLRKGVSGFAEYVPFDFYGVDAETDING, encoded by the coding sequence CCTGTGGTTCCGGTGCAGGAACTCAGACAACAGAAACTCAGACAACAGAATCTGAGGCATCTGCTGATACACAGGCGACAACATCTGATGATCAGACAGCTGACGCAAGTCAGGCTACAGCTACAGGTGAAAAGATTCTTCACACTGCAGCATCTTTTGCTTATCCAAGTCTTGATGTACACAAGGAATACTATGGATGGTACACATCAATTTATGGAGTTTCAGAGGCACTGTTTAAGCTCGACGAGACCATGAGTGCTGTTCCATGCCTTGCTAAGGACGCAGTTGCAGATGGCAGCACATGGACTGTTACACTTAATGATGGAGTTCAGTTCTCAAACGGAAACCCTCTTACAGCTGATATGGTAATTAGAAACCTTCAGCGTCTTGCTGCAGAGAACAGCAGATTTGCTTATCTCGGCGATTTTGAAATGACTGCTACAGATGACAAGACAATCGTTATCGATACAAAGGAAGTTTATCCTACTCTTAAGAACGACCTTGCAAGTCCTGAGTGCGGAATGATCGATCTTGATGCAACAACAGATTTTGACAACGCACCTGTATGCACAGGACCATTTGTTATTACAGAGTTTATCCCTGAGGGAGACGTAACAGTAGCAAAGAACGAAAACTACTGGGGCGGCGATGTTAAGCTCGACGGCGCTGTATTCTACTACATGCAGGAGGATGATCCCAAGCTCCTTGCTATGCAGAGCGGCGAGATCGACTGCTACAACAGCGTTTCATCAGCAGCTCTTGAGGTTTATAACCAGAGCCCTGATCTGTACGATGTAGTTTCAATTCCAGGTGCACGTCTTCAGTTCTACATTCTCAATGAGAATACACTTGATGATTCTGTGAGAGAAGCAATCAATCTCACTGTTGATAAGGACAAGATTGCAGAGTACCTTTCAGGTACAGTATCTGCAGCAGTTGGACCATTCTCAACATCAGCTGCTTATGGCAAGGTGAGTGTTCCTGCAGTAGATACAGCCAAGGCAAAAGAGCTTTTGGAGGCCGATGGTTACACACTTGGAGCTGACGGCATTTACGAGAAGGATGGTAATAAGCTCAGCATCAGCATTGCATACTATGCAGCAAGATCTCTTGATACTCTTGCAATCCTGATCCAGGAGCAGCTTAAGGCTGTTGGTATTGATTCAACACTTAGAGTTGAGGAAGATCCTGATGCTACTTACATTGCTAACGCAGACTTTGATCTTGCTCTTTACTGCATGATCGCTGATAAGTCAGGTGATCCTCTTTATTTCATCGACTCAACTCTTGCAGACGGAGCTTACTACAATGTAGGTGGATTTGAGAGTGCTGAATGCCAGAGCATGATTGAGCAGCTCAGAACTGAGACAGATACTGCAAAGAGAGCAGAGCTTGCCAACAAGATCGTTCAGATTGCTATAGATGACAATGCATTTGGATATGTTGGACTTTTCAATAACACTACAGTTCTTCGTAAGGGCGTAAGCGGATTTGCAGAGTATGTTCCTTTCGATTTCTATGGAGTAGACGCAGAGACTGACATTAATGGCTAA
- a CDS encoding ABC transporter permease, whose protein sequence is MNHKRKKINRIKVIISAGVVLLLVLIALFASVIAPNDPYATSASAIRSAPSGEFLFGTDNLGRCVFSRVLYGARTTIAATFILVAISFILGSIIGILSGYYGGILDEIMMRIADIMLAFPQMVVAIAVAGILGGGLSSAMIALGITMWTGFARLARSHTFAIKNCPYVQAAKLAGKSGPAIMMAHILPNIIAPLLTNALTQIGTTMIGISGLSFLGLGVVPPTAEWGSMINESRAYIQIAPWAVLYPAIATIVTIIVFNYLGDCVMEYRDED, encoded by the coding sequence ATGAACCATAAACGGAAAAAGATTAACAGAATAAAAGTAATAATATCTGCAGGTGTTGTACTTCTTTTGGTGCTTATAGCTCTTTTTGCAAGTGTTATCGCACCTAATGACCCATATGCTACAAGCGCATCAGCAATAAGGTCAGCTCCGTCCGGGGAATTTCTGTTTGGAACAGACAACCTGGGAAGATGCGTGTTTTCAAGGGTTTTATACGGAGCAAGGACAACTATAGCAGCTACATTTATACTGGTTGCGATTTCTTTTATCTTGGGAAGCATTATTGGAATCCTTAGCGGATATTATGGCGGAATATTGGATGAAATTATGATGAGGATTGCCGATATTATGCTGGCATTTCCTCAGATGGTAGTAGCCATCGCGGTTGCGGGCATTCTTGGAGGAGGCCTTTCAAGTGCCATGATTGCGCTGGGAATAACTATGTGGACCGGGTTTGCCAGACTTGCACGGAGTCATACTTTTGCCATAAAGAATTGCCCCTACGTGCAAGCTGCAAAACTGGCAGGAAAGAGTGGGCCGGCTATAATGATGGCCCACATACTTCCTAATATAATAGCACCACTTCTTACAAATGCCCTTACACAGATAGGAACCACCATGATAGGTATCTCGGGCCTGTCTTTTTTGGGGCTTGGAGTTGTGCCACCCACTGCTGAGTGGGGGTCAATGATCAATGAGTCCAGGGCATATATACAGATAGCTCCCTGGGCTGTGCTGTATCCGGCAATTGCTACCATAGTCACCATCATAGTATTTAACTATCTTGGGGACTGCGTCATGGAATATAGAGATGAGGATTAA
- a CDS encoding ATP-binding cassette domain-containing protein, translated as MDTILRINNLSAGYGDESVINDISFEVEAGKRVCIVGESGSGKSTLLKAIHGFGGVTKTCGSIETPKDILLGIVPQNPGGSFNPIRTYKAQIMEALKSNNIDFKIDEVEKTLQILGLNDAKRALASRPYELSGGMNQRMAIATTMLLEPGILLCDEVTSALDVKTAGMVVEQLLEINKLKGTTILMVTHHLGIASKMADYIGIMKSGRMLEYGPAKEILENPQNEYTKNLLKAVPRLKVS; from the coding sequence ATGGATACAATACTTAGGATAAACAATCTCTCTGCCGGCTATGGTGATGAGAGTGTTATAAATGATATCTCTTTTGAAGTGGAAGCAGGTAAAAGAGTCTGTATCGTCGGTGAGAGCGGAAGTGGTAAATCTACGCTTCTTAAGGCTATTCATGGCTTTGGAGGCGTGACTAAAACATGCGGAAGTATAGAGACTCCAAAAGACATTTTACTTGGCATTGTGCCTCAGAATCCCGGCGGATCTTTTAATCCCATAAGGACTTACAAGGCACAGATAATGGAGGCGCTAAAAAGTAATAACATCGACTTTAAAATAGATGAAGTTGAGAAGACACTCCAAATCCTGGGACTTAATGATGCTAAAAGAGCGCTTGCATCAAGGCCTTATGAGCTGTCAGGAGGCATGAACCAGCGTATGGCCATTGCCACAACAATGCTCTTGGAGCCGGGGATTTTATTATGCGATGAAGTTACAAGCGCCCTGGATGTTAAAACTGCAGGGATGGTTGTGGAGCAGCTTCTTGAGATCAACAAACTAAAGGGTACTACTATTTTGATGGTTACCCACCATTTGGGTATTGCATCTAAAATGGCTGATTACATTGGAATCATGAAAAGTGGCAGGATGCTTGAGTATGGCCCTGCAAAAGAGATCCTGGAGAATCCACAAAACGAGTACACAAAAAATCTCTTGAAGGCCGTACCAAGACTGAAGGTGAGCTGA
- a CDS encoding DUF4198 domain-containing protein codes for MRRGIDTTDMLVYGHEAWIITDKSVYEPGEEVCGIMRWGHHMRPDGFFRLDEIRAFATDEKGNRIAITPVKGPSDEQGDYYELRFTPVSEGIYTLMCIYDNNYVRDEKDVYYEGDRRTYPDILDAKNYPQIYVTNITVGDKKGTPEFIHESRVSFVPDPWEAYTDVLHLKLIHDKFPLKGSTVVVVFYDGKEYFERILNTDEEGRIFFSVEKKGVYMAVTRTPLAEGIPGIYDSKEIASTFTYVKR; via the coding sequence ATGAGAAGAGGAATTGATACTACAGATATGTTGGTATATGGCCACGAAGCCTGGATAATCACTGACAAGAGTGTATATGAGCCGGGGGAAGAAGTCTGCGGAATAATGAGATGGGGACATCACATGAGACCTGACGGATTCTTTCGCCTTGATGAGATAAGAGCCTTTGCCACAGATGAAAAAGGAAACAGAATAGCAATAACACCGGTAAAGGGCCCGAGCGATGAGCAGGGAGACTACTATGAGCTTCGCTTTACGCCAGTTTCTGAGGGCATTTACACCCTTATGTGTATCTATGACAACAATTATGTAAGAGATGAAAAAGACGTGTATTATGAGGGCGACAGAAGGACATATCCTGATATTCTTGACGCCAAGAACTATCCTCAGATATATGTGACAAACATAACTGTTGGAGATAAGAAGGGGACTCCCGAATTTATCCATGAGTCCAGAGTAAGCTTCGTTCCCGATCCCTGGGAAGCATACACCGACGTGCTTCATTTAAAGCTTATTCACGACAAATTCCCGCTTAAGGGATCCACGGTGGTTGTTGTGTTCTATGATGGAAAAGAGTATTTTGAGAGAATTCTGAACACAGATGAGGAAGGCAGGATATTCTTCTCAGTAGAGAAAAAGGGTGTGTATATGGCCGTTACAAGAACTCCGCTGGCAGAAGGAATTCCCGGAATCTATGACAGCAAAGAGATAGCTTCAACATTCACATACGTTAAAAGGTAA
- a CDS encoding ABC transporter permease: protein MAKQILKRILGLALILLVLSFLVFGIMYLAPGDPAEKRLTSQGVVVTKEILQAERERLGLLRPFIVRYAEWLSNVLRGDFGVSFKDDLPVAPKLIKGLKNTCGLALTSLLLALIISFPLGIWSAVKKGKLVDHIVRLFSFIGNSLPNFLISVLLMYLFCIHIKVFPVIADGSIKGLMLPALSLAIPMAGRFTRQIRSELLDQLGEEYVVGMKSRKVKGRFILINNVLRNSLGHILTIIGLQIGTLMGGSVVIENIFRWPGIGKLVMDSITARDYPVIMGFVLIMGTIYVVINLIVDITYRLLDPRSF, encoded by the coding sequence ATGGCTAAACAAATACTTAAAAGGATCCTGGGACTTGCCCTGATACTTTTAGTGCTGAGCTTTCTTGTGTTTGGCATAATGTATCTGGCTCCCGGTGACCCTGCGGAAAAGAGACTCACCTCCCAGGGTGTGGTGGTCACAAAAGAAATACTGCAAGCGGAGCGGGAGAGGCTTGGCCTCCTCCGCCCCTTTATCGTTAGGTACGCGGAGTGGCTTTCGAATGTTCTTAGAGGAGATTTTGGAGTTTCCTTTAAGGATGATCTTCCTGTTGCGCCAAAACTGATAAAAGGGCTTAAGAACACATGTGGACTGGCTTTAACCAGTCTGCTTTTGGCGCTTATAATCTCTTTTCCACTGGGAATATGGTCAGCGGTCAAAAAGGGGAAATTGGTAGACCATATAGTCAGGCTCTTTTCATTTATAGGTAATTCCCTTCCGAATTTCCTTATTTCAGTACTTTTGATGTATCTGTTTTGCATACATATCAAGGTCTTTCCTGTAATTGCAGATGGAAGCATCAAAGGACTTATGCTGCCTGCACTTTCTCTGGCAATACCCATGGCAGGAAGGTTTACAAGACAGATTAGGAGCGAACTCCTGGATCAGCTTGGAGAAGAGTATGTTGTGGGAATGAAGTCCAGAAAGGTAAAGGGCAGATTTATTCTTATCAACAATGTCCTTAGAAACAGCCTTGGACACATACTTACAATAATCGGCCTTCAGATAGGAACCCTGATGGGAGGCAGCGTTGTTATTGAGAATATTTTCAGATGGCCGGGTATCGGCAAACTTGTGATGGATTCCATAACAGCCAGGGACTACCCTGTGATCATGGGCTTTGTGCTCATTATGGGAACAATCTATGTTGTTATAAATCTGATAGTTGATATTACCTACAGGCTTTTGGATCCGAGGTCTTTTTAA
- a CDS encoding ABC transporter ATP-binding protein: protein MPDSDIILEGKNLNKSYVDKGKKLQALKDVSFFLKNGEILGIVGESGSGKSTLLRHVSCLEKPDSGNLYYKGTEYTGKSPAFAGTFLQMIFQDAQMSFDPRMKMKKAVVEAAKGCGHEKLSRILEAVGLDESLLEKKAGSMSGGQCQRMSIARALCSDAGILLCDEATSALDVTTQAQVVALLQQLREKEGVSIIFVSHDIALVSMLCDRIMVMKNGECVEEGETGKVLGNPQHEYTKELLDNLIE, encoded by the coding sequence ATGCCGGATTCAGATATAATTTTAGAAGGAAAAAATCTAAATAAAAGTTACGTTGATAAAGGCAAAAAATTGCAGGCTTTAAAGGATGTGAGTTTCTTCTTGAAAAATGGAGAGATCCTTGGAATCGTCGGCGAGAGCGGAAGTGGAAAGAGCACCCTTCTTCGTCATGTCAGCTGCCTGGAAAAGCCTGACAGTGGAAATCTTTATTATAAGGGAACAGAGTATACAGGTAAGTCGCCGGCCTTTGCCGGAACTTTTCTGCAGATGATATTTCAGGATGCCCAGATGTCTTTTGACCCAAGAATGAAGATGAAAAAAGCCGTTGTGGAAGCTGCAAAGGGCTGTGGCCATGAAAAACTGTCACGAATCCTTGAGGCCGTTGGGCTTGATGAGAGTCTTTTGGAGAAAAAGGCAGGAAGCATGTCCGGAGGACAGTGCCAGCGAATGTCAATTGCAAGGGCGCTGTGTTCTGATGCCGGGATTCTTTTGTGCGACGAGGCAACAAGTGCGCTGGATGTTACAACTCAGGCCCAGGTAGTAGCTCTTTTGCAGCAGCTGAGGGAAAAAGAAGGGGTGTCGATCATATTTGTCTCCCATGACATTGCTCTGGTGAGCATGCTGTGCGACAGGATAATGGTAATGAAAAACGGCGAGTGTGTGGAAGAGGGCGAGACCGGTAAAGTTCTTGGAAATCCACAACATGAGTACACGAAAGAACTGCTTGATAATCTTATTGAGTAA